From a single Prosthecobacter algae genomic region:
- a CDS encoding peptidase MA family metallohydrolase, producing MRCRTLLLIAAGCSLLLPSRAQELDIDRLFEDRNLAPVAQMLAKGEYELCGRICEAAIQRGMKATEWRLIRVQALMHQGQEETARDEVQLAIKTFPENLELLMLQHENAQRLGRQDIADQALAAVNAAAKARQPKDRSAQDWVSLGQAALALGADAQKVIEQYFKVAQKKDPKLENAYLAEGHLALTKEDDARAADVFRAGLKAHGETARLRAGLAQAFASSDREKQMENITRALELNPVLAEPHLMQAEMLIGAEKFMEAEAAIQKVLDVQENCPEAWALRATVAHLSAAGEAKVKAAREQGLERWARNPQVDHILGRVISRAYRFAEGQAHQRQALAFEPGFLPAKVQLCHDLLRLGEEEEAWKLAAEIREQDGYNIQAHNIGLLEKEMNGYVTKSYDDFILKMPKRDWPIYGERALALLREAKSVLCPKYGLELKRPVMVEFFGAQQDFAIRTFGSLGGQGLLGVCFGTVITMNSPGSLAHGRNNWESTLWHEFCHVVTLTLTRNKMPRWLSEGISVHEESLQNPAWGMKMNAQFRQMILEDEAITPVGQLTSAFLNAKDEDHLMFAYFQSSQVVAWLLERFGPESLQRILSDLATGKRINEALAAHTADIGKLEKEFEAHLKEQALKQFGALADWEKPGPEELNPLDRDSLATYRAKHPSNLPATRQYAELMMQEEKWEEALKTAEQLILLVPEDTGSESGYQIKATALRKLERKEEELQVLRHIATHESSALPVFLRLIEEDRNRKDWASLQTLARQALALNPFLRTPQQALAEAAEAQGQTEEAMAAYRRVLLLDPAGAAQTHYRLAKLLITQDRALAKKHLLDALLLAPRFREGHEMLRNWTP from the coding sequence ATGCGCTGCCGAACTCTCCTTCTGATCGCCGCCGGTTGCTCGCTGTTGCTTCCCTCAAGGGCGCAGGAGCTGGATATCGACCGGCTGTTTGAGGATCGCAATCTGGCACCCGTGGCACAGATGCTGGCCAAAGGGGAATACGAGCTCTGCGGGCGCATCTGCGAGGCGGCCATCCAGCGCGGTATGAAGGCCACGGAGTGGCGGCTGATACGCGTGCAGGCGCTGATGCATCAGGGCCAGGAGGAAACCGCCCGAGATGAGGTGCAACTGGCCATCAAGACCTTCCCTGAGAACCTGGAGCTGCTGATGCTGCAGCATGAAAACGCCCAGCGGCTGGGCAGGCAGGACATCGCCGACCAAGCGCTGGCCGCCGTGAATGCCGCCGCCAAGGCCAGGCAGCCCAAGGACCGAAGTGCACAAGATTGGGTGTCGCTAGGACAGGCAGCCTTGGCGCTCGGAGCCGATGCCCAAAAGGTGATCGAGCAATATTTTAAGGTAGCACAGAAGAAAGATCCCAAGCTGGAAAACGCCTACTTGGCAGAGGGCCATCTGGCCCTGACCAAGGAGGATGATGCGCGCGCCGCCGATGTCTTTCGTGCCGGGCTGAAGGCTCATGGGGAGACGGCCCGGCTGCGTGCCGGGCTGGCGCAGGCCTTTGCCAGCAGCGACCGGGAAAAACAGATGGAAAATATCACCCGCGCACTGGAGCTGAATCCGGTGCTGGCTGAGCCGCACCTCATGCAGGCGGAGATGCTGATTGGTGCCGAGAAATTCATGGAGGCCGAGGCAGCGATCCAGAAAGTCCTGGATGTGCAGGAAAACTGCCCCGAAGCCTGGGCCCTGCGGGCTACAGTGGCACACCTCAGTGCAGCGGGCGAGGCCAAGGTCAAGGCAGCGCGTGAGCAGGGGCTGGAACGCTGGGCGCGAAATCCGCAGGTGGATCACATTCTGGGCCGGGTGATTTCACGGGCTTACCGCTTTGCCGAAGGGCAGGCACACCAGCGCCAGGCCCTGGCGTTTGAGCCTGGCTTTTTGCCCGCAAAGGTGCAGCTCTGTCATGACCTGCTGCGCCTGGGAGAGGAAGAAGAGGCGTGGAAACTGGCTGCCGAGATCCGCGAACAGGACGGCTACAACATCCAGGCCCACAACATTGGCCTCCTTGAAAAGGAGATGAACGGCTACGTGACGAAGAGCTATGATGACTTCATTTTGAAGATGCCCAAGCGCGACTGGCCCATCTATGGTGAGCGCGCGCTGGCCTTGCTGCGGGAGGCCAAGTCCGTGCTCTGCCCCAAGTATGGACTGGAATTGAAGCGACCGGTGATGGTGGAGTTTTTTGGTGCCCAGCAGGACTTTGCCATCCGCACCTTTGGCAGCCTGGGCGGACAGGGCCTGCTGGGCGTGTGCTTTGGCACCGTCATCACCATGAACAGCCCTGGAAGCCTGGCCCATGGGCGGAACAACTGGGAATCCACTCTCTGGCATGAGTTCTGCCACGTCGTCACGCTCACCCTGACGCGGAACAAAATGCCCCGCTGGCTGAGCGAAGGCATCAGCGTGCATGAGGAGAGCCTGCAAAACCCGGCCTGGGGCATGAAGATGAATGCGCAGTTTCGCCAGATGATCCTGGAAGACGAGGCCATCACCCCGGTGGGGCAGCTCACCAGCGCGTTCCTGAACGCCAAGGATGAGGACCACCTGATGTTTGCCTACTTCCAATCCAGCCAGGTGGTGGCCTGGCTGCTGGAACGTTTTGGCCCAGAATCGCTTCAGCGCATTCTCAGTGATCTGGCTACCGGCAAGCGAATCAATGAGGCCCTCGCCGCCCATACGGCAGACATCGGGAAACTGGAAAAGGAGTTTGAAGCCCACCTGAAAGAGCAGGCCCTGAAGCAGTTTGGAGCCCTGGCCGATTGGGAGAAACCCGGTCCCGAAGAACTCAATCCGCTGGACCGCGACTCCCTGGCGACCTACCGGGCCAAACATCCCTCCAACTTGCCAGCCACACGCCAGTATGCCGAGCTGATGATGCAGGAGGAAAAGTGGGAGGAGGCCCTCAAAACGGCCGAACAGCTCATTCTCCTGGTGCCAGAAGACACGGGCTCTGAAAGTGGCTACCAGATCAAGGCCACAGCCCTGCGGAAGCTGGAACGAAAAGAAGAGGAACTGCAGGTGCTGCGCCACATCGCCACCCATGAGAGTAGCGCCCTGCCTGTGTTCCTGCGTTTGATTGAGGAGGATCGCAACCGCAAGGACTGGGCCTCCCTGCAAACACTGGCGCGACAGGCCCTAGCGCTCAATCCATTCCTCCGCACACCGCAGCAAGCCCTTGCTGAAGCAGCCGAAGCCCAGGGGCAGACGGAAGAAGCCATGGCAGCCTACCGCCGCGTGCTGCTGCTAGATCCGGCAGGTGCCGCACAGACGCATTACCGTCTGGCCAAACTGCTGATCACTCAAGACAGGGCACTTGCCAAAAAACATCTTTTGGACGCCCTGCTGCTGGCCCCCCGCTTCCGCGAAGGGCATGAGATGCTGCGCAACTGGACGCCGTAA
- a CDS encoding GxxExxY protein has protein sequence MTAILDAQDLPHIVIRACMQVHATLGTGLTRDAYEECLAVELRSLELPFERRKPLNFVYRGQQILAATCLDFVIDQSLLVRVLASDEMTDMDRRSMETWLKLSGLKTGLIVNFQVPVLRKGIQRIALKRREKDD, from the coding sequence ATGACTGCGATCCTGGATGCTCAAGACCTGCCCCACATCGTCATCCGCGCCTGCATGCAGGTGCATGCGACGCTGGGGACTGGACTGACGAGGGATGCTTATGAAGAGTGCCTCGCCGTAGAACTGAGGAGTCTTGAGCTCCCGTTTGAACGGCGTAAGCCCCTGAACTTTGTGTATCGCGGGCAGCAGATCCTGGCGGCCACATGCCTGGATTTTGTGATCGACCAGAGCCTGCTGGTACGGGTGCTGGCCAGTGATGAGATGACCGACATGGATCGTCGTAGCATGGAAACATGGCTTAAACTCAGCGGCTTAAAGACAGGACTGATCGTGAATTTTCAAGTGCCTGTTCTAAGGAAAGGGATTCAGCGCATTGCCCTGAAAAGACGAGAAAAAGACGACTGA
- a CDS encoding HAD family hydrolase has protein sequence MGFPARMIRNLILDWSGTLADDLGAVITATNRVMTHYAKPTLSREAFREIFRLPYTEFYRDILPDVPLADLQALYLKHFPEDDSHAVPMIEHAPEFLQFAADTGRRMFVCSSAPLEHVLAQARVNGVDHFFEHMHCGVIDKCAHVHDLLAKHGLAPEETAFVGDMRHDIHAGKAGGLTTIATATGYESVPTLMQAEPDILVRNLSALTHLMRSLTVGA, from the coding sequence ATGGGCTTTCCCGCCCGCATGATCCGCAATCTCATTCTCGACTGGTCCGGCACGCTGGCCGATGACCTCGGTGCCGTCATCACCGCCACCAACCGTGTCATGACCCACTACGCGAAACCGACCCTGAGCCGGGAGGCGTTCCGGGAAATCTTTCGGCTGCCTTACACAGAGTTTTACCGCGACATCCTGCCGGATGTCCCCCTGGCAGACCTTCAGGCGCTGTACCTGAAACATTTTCCTGAAGACGACAGCCATGCGGTGCCGATGATCGAGCACGCGCCGGAGTTCCTACAATTTGCGGCGGATACCGGGCGGCGCATGTTTGTGTGCAGCAGCGCACCTCTGGAACATGTGCTGGCGCAGGCCCGGGTGAACGGGGTGGACCATTTCTTTGAGCACATGCACTGCGGAGTCATCGACAAGTGCGCACATGTCCATGATCTACTGGCGAAACATGGACTGGCACCTGAAGAAACAGCCTTCGTGGGGGACATGCGGCATGACATCCATGCCGGTAAAGCAGGCGGCCTGACCACCATCGCCACCGCCACAGGTTATGAATCGGTGCCCACGCTCATGCAGGCCGAGCCAGATATTTTGGTCAGGAACCTGTCGGCTTTGACACATCTGATGCGCTCGCTGACAGTGGGTGCATGA
- a CDS encoding sugar phosphate isomerase/epimerase — protein sequence MAKIEFGSQVYTWFMQGTGKGYDNKLDHMIKVASEAGFTGIEPMVLEISESALGCGKYWLGDFCDPIRLKDALQAHNMKLAGLALVCAWDAEEETPAEKAAADFTLDLLKHFPGSMLGTVTLPSGRKNDLQRRRLNVARNVNNVSKRAADLGIRASYHPNSPPPSLVRTQEDYDVVLSSLDPKVTGWTPDVGHIIRGGMDVIATLNKFQHLVNHIHYKDYSGDGPEPWAQMGTGKLDFHKITEWLVARKYEGWIICEDEAHIAVEDPDGVTKQNGQWCKENLHPLVD from the coding sequence ATGGCAAAAATCGAATTTGGCTCCCAGGTTTACACCTGGTTCATGCAGGGCACCGGCAAGGGCTACGACAACAAACTGGACCACATGATCAAGGTGGCCTCCGAGGCAGGCTTCACGGGCATCGAACCGATGGTGCTCGAAATCTCTGAAAGCGCTCTGGGCTGTGGCAAATACTGGCTGGGTGATTTCTGCGATCCGATCCGTCTCAAGGACGCTCTCCAGGCCCACAATATGAAGCTGGCCGGTCTGGCTCTCGTCTGCGCCTGGGATGCGGAAGAGGAAACCCCGGCTGAAAAGGCTGCGGCGGATTTCACCCTCGACCTCCTCAAACATTTCCCCGGTTCCATGCTGGGCACCGTCACTCTGCCAAGCGGCCGCAAAAACGACCTTCAGCGCCGCCGCCTGAATGTGGCCCGCAACGTGAACAACGTCTCCAAGCGCGCTGCCGACCTGGGCATCAGAGCCTCCTACCATCCAAACAGCCCGCCGCCCTCCCTGGTTCGCACCCAGGAAGACTACGACGTGGTCCTGAGCAGCCTCGACCCCAAGGTCACTGGCTGGACACCTGATGTCGGCCACATCATCCGTGGCGGCATGGATGTCATCGCCACGCTGAACAAATTCCAGCACCTGGTGAACCACATCCATTACAAGGACTACTCTGGCGATGGTCCTGAGCCATGGGCACAGATGGGCACTGGTAAGCTCGACTTCCATAAGATCACCGAGTGGCTTGTCGCCCGCAAATACGAGGGCTGGATCATCTGTGAAGATGAGGCCCACATCGCCGTCGAAGATCCCGATGGTGTGACCAAGCAGAACGGCCAGTGGTGCAAGGAAAACCTTCACCCGCTGGTGGATTGA
- a CDS encoding response regulator transcription factor, with protein MKYKIYILDDHPIVIEGLKKILENQEDLQIVGSSEDANTALLQIPKLKPDVIILDITLKDRSGVDLVKKLKQSHPEIHVLVYSMHDENVYAERCLRAGAMGYIMKGESAVRVLQAVRQVLGGGFFFSANLLGSIVSGGGPRSGSRGEPGRMLSDRQLEVFEMVGRGFDSHEIAEKLQLSAKTVDAHKANIRQKLGLASARELLMEAVRWVEK; from the coding sequence GTGAAATATAAAATCTACATCCTCGATGATCATCCGATCGTGATCGAAGGTCTGAAGAAAATCCTGGAGAACCAGGAAGATCTTCAGATTGTTGGCAGTTCCGAAGACGCCAATACCGCCCTCCTGCAGATCCCTAAACTCAAGCCTGATGTGATCATTCTGGACATCACGCTGAAGGACCGCAGCGGTGTGGATCTGGTGAAAAAGCTCAAGCAGAGCCACCCAGAAATTCATGTCCTGGTGTACTCCATGCATGACGAAAACGTGTATGCCGAACGCTGCCTCCGTGCCGGCGCGATGGGCTACATCATGAAGGGTGAAAGCGCTGTCCGTGTGCTCCAGGCCGTGCGCCAGGTGCTCGGTGGTGGCTTCTTCTTCAGTGCCAACCTTTTGGGCAGCATCGTCTCCGGTGGCGGTCCTCGCTCAGGCTCCCGCGGCGAACCAGGACGCATGCTCAGCGACCGTCAGCTCGAAGTCTTCGAGATGGTCGGCCGTGGTTTCGACTCCCACGAAATCGCCGAAAAACTGCAGCTCAGCGCCAAGACGGTGGACGCCCACAAGGCCAACATCCGCCAGAAGCTGGGTCTTGCCTCAGCCCGCGAACTGCTCATGGAAGCTGTCCGCTGGGTGGAGAAATAG
- a CDS encoding sigma-70 family RNA polymerase sigma factor — MSESPMDGLLKESRDTDRTVSGNMETSTDQTPASSSAAEDRALVERAQAGDTRAFDELVRKYTPKLYGLVYNMTSNREDTADLLQEIFAKAYRSLKRFMGKSSFYTWIYSISVNMTLNFLKKRGRHAKISLDDVDNGIQNDPEFIKITTANRDTVREVNIHELQKRLNTAMMKLSEDHRTVVTLYDVQGLQHNEISKILGVSEGTVRSRLFYAHRLLQTYLEDFVR; from the coding sequence TTGTCTGAATCCCCGATGGATGGTTTGCTCAAGGAATCGCGCGACACGGATCGCACGGTCAGCGGAAACATGGAGACCTCGACGGATCAGACCCCAGCCAGCAGCAGCGCAGCCGAAGATCGGGCGCTGGTGGAACGCGCCCAGGCCGGGGACACCCGTGCCTTTGACGAACTTGTCCGCAAATACACTCCAAAGCTTTACGGCCTAGTGTACAACATGACCTCCAACCGGGAGGACACCGCCGACCTCTTGCAGGAGATCTTTGCCAAGGCCTACCGCTCACTGAAGCGGTTCATGGGCAAATCCTCCTTTTACACCTGGATCTATTCGATCTCGGTGAACATGACCCTCAATTTCCTGAAGAAACGGGGGCGGCATGCCAAAATCAGCCTGGATGACGTGGACAACGGCATCCAAAACGACCCCGAATTCATTAAAATTACCACCGCGAACCGGGACACCGTGCGGGAGGTAAACATTCATGAGCTTCAAAAAAGATTGAACACCGCCATGATGAAGCTGTCTGAAGACCACCGAACCGTAGTGACTCTCTACGATGTCCAGGGCCTCCAGCACAACGAGATCAGCAAGATTCTCGGAGTGTCAGAAGGCACTGTGAGATCCAGGCTTTTCTACGCTCATCGGCTTCTCCAGACATATCTCGAAGATTTTGTAAGGTGA
- a CDS encoding dihydroneopterin aldolase has protein sequence MSSPAPADEILIHGLDLPVQIGVPEEERAAWQTLQADITLRVATKFEDMGDNLELTTDYSAVATRLRALAAARPRQLIETLAAEIAACALSEFGAKSVTVQLRKRILPGCDHVAVRLTRP, from the coding sequence ATGAGTTCCCCTGCCCCCGCTGATGAAATCCTGATCCACGGGCTGGATCTGCCTGTGCAAATCGGTGTTCCAGAGGAAGAGCGTGCCGCCTGGCAGACCCTGCAGGCCGATATCACGCTGCGGGTAGCGACAAAGTTCGAGGACATGGGGGACAATCTGGAGCTGACCACGGACTACTCTGCCGTGGCTACCCGACTGCGTGCGCTGGCTGCGGCCCGGCCCCGGCAGCTCATTGAAACCCTGGCCGCCGAAATCGCAGCCTGTGCATTGAGCGAGTTTGGCGCAAAGTCTGTCACAGTGCAGCTTCGCAAACGTATCTTGCCTGGATGCGACCACGTCGCCGTCCGCCTGACCCGCCCCTGA
- a CDS encoding PAS domain S-box protein produces MQDEPNVEPLFNAWIDGIEERVAYIYDFDSQKLIENGDRLAGIYGYAPEEIQALPEGWDSLVHPDDLDRVRIGRESLASGQTETVTVQMRVACKDGRWEWIQHDWRALRRNPQGTMTRAIGLVQVITPLALSTQALRNEASLNALCRTLVEEWVDGIFLVDEKWRILFANQGALDTLGYTQAELHGRPIKHVVQMDLGKKTEPTLPKTCQKVTIRGSHLQKDGGKHKVEVVLRRLPGERVLVTTRDIREQLAAEEFTRRQAAYYRGLFENNPSGVAVFDTTLQITKVNSALRHMLGYTDKQLTQMRIPDLLDGQNRPEEDFWKQVVEANVKPRREIEITLKRREGKYLYAHAAVTFLPDTAHESGQGIIIFTDISARRQAEQELKRQSQLNDTLVRESAAMIGLVDLEGRILKVNPAVEKISGYSAKELAGKTIWESGLVDAEEMPRAKERLKKLIEGAPRVTAISRARTKAGDLRIIQVHNTATRNADQQIEGFIITAIDITEQQRLQHHLMEAIEQEQARIGHDLHDGVGQLLTGIGALVEMLQLRLEGSEESEAARIRELVRQAIQQVRQLSRNMSPTAIQHRDLAASLELLADTVRTSFRRECTFTADLEMKVTDSALSSHLFRIAQESINNAIRHGNPTHIAISLRQADAGHAEMEIFNDGRSFDCRPGFEGIGLRVMHYRATLIHADFSVNCPPEGGVRITCKFPLPPGEGPPQATTKPNHKPKYKP; encoded by the coding sequence TTGCAGGATGAGCCAAATGTTGAACCGCTGTTTAACGCGTGGATCGATGGCATCGAAGAACGTGTGGCCTACATCTATGACTTCGACAGTCAGAAACTGATCGAGAATGGAGACAGGCTGGCGGGCATTTATGGATATGCCCCTGAAGAAATCCAGGCTTTGCCGGAGGGGTGGGATTCACTGGTCCATCCCGATGATCTGGATAGGGTGCGCATAGGCCGGGAATCCCTGGCGAGTGGTCAGACAGAGACTGTCACTGTGCAAATGCGGGTGGCCTGCAAGGATGGACGCTGGGAGTGGATCCAGCATGACTGGCGGGCCTTGCGAAGAAATCCCCAGGGTACGATGACGAGGGCGATCGGGCTGGTGCAGGTAATCACCCCCCTGGCCCTCTCTACCCAGGCACTGAGAAATGAAGCCTCCCTCAATGCCTTATGTCGCACGCTGGTGGAGGAGTGGGTGGACGGAATCTTTCTGGTGGATGAGAAGTGGCGCATCCTCTTCGCCAACCAGGGAGCGCTGGACACCCTGGGCTACACGCAGGCTGAGCTGCATGGGCGACCCATCAAGCACGTGGTGCAAATGGATCTAGGGAAAAAGACGGAGCCCACCCTTCCCAAGACCTGTCAGAAAGTCACCATCCGAGGTTCCCACCTGCAAAAGGACGGTGGCAAACACAAGGTGGAAGTGGTCTTGCGCCGACTACCAGGAGAAAGGGTGCTAGTCACCACGCGCGACATTCGCGAACAACTGGCCGCCGAAGAATTTACCCGCAGGCAGGCGGCCTATTATCGGGGCCTCTTTGAAAACAACCCCTCAGGCGTGGCCGTTTTTGACACAACGCTCCAGATCACCAAGGTCAACTCCGCCCTCCGTCACATGCTGGGGTACACGGACAAGCAACTCACCCAGATGCGTATTCCGGACCTGCTGGACGGACAGAATCGGCCGGAAGAGGACTTTTGGAAGCAGGTGGTGGAAGCGAATGTAAAACCACGAAGGGAAATCGAGATCACCCTGAAGCGCCGTGAAGGCAAATACCTGTATGCGCATGCGGCCGTGACCTTCCTGCCAGACACGGCCCATGAAAGCGGCCAGGGAATCATCATTTTCACCGACATCAGCGCACGCCGCCAAGCCGAGCAGGAACTGAAACGGCAGTCGCAGCTCAATGACACGCTGGTGCGGGAATCGGCGGCAATGATCGGGCTGGTGGATCTGGAAGGCCGGATCCTCAAAGTGAATCCGGCCGTGGAAAAAATATCCGGCTATTCTGCCAAGGAACTGGCGGGCAAGACCATCTGGGAAAGTGGGCTGGTGGATGCCGAAGAGATGCCCAGGGCGAAAGAGCGCCTGAAAAAACTCATTGAAGGTGCGCCGCGTGTCACCGCGATCTCTAGGGCACGGACGAAGGCGGGAGATCTGCGGATCATCCAGGTGCACAACACGGCCACGCGCAATGCGGACCAGCAAATCGAAGGATTCATCATCACCGCGATCGACATCACGGAGCAGCAGCGCCTGCAGCATCATTTGATGGAGGCCATTGAGCAGGAGCAGGCCCGTATCGGCCATGATCTTCATGACGGGGTGGGGCAGTTACTGACGGGCATCGGGGCACTGGTCGAAATGTTGCAGTTGCGACTGGAAGGCAGCGAAGAATCTGAGGCGGCACGCATCCGTGAACTGGTGCGCCAGGCCATCCAGCAAGTGCGGCAGCTTTCCCGCAATATGTCCCCCACAGCGATTCAGCACCGGGATCTGGCCGCTTCCCTCGAACTGCTGGCAGACACGGTGCGGACCAGCTTCCGCCGTGAATGCACCTTTACGGCGGATCTGGAGATGAAGGTCACAGACTCCGCCCTCAGCAGCCACCTCTTCCGCATTGCCCAGGAATCCATCAACAACGCCATCCGGCATGGCAACCCCACGCACATCGCCATCAGCCTGCGCCAAGCTGACGCTGGCCATGCCGAGATGGAGATCTTCAACGATGGCCGCTCCTTTGACTGCCGACCTGGCTTTGAAGGGATCGGGCTGCGAGTGATGCACTACCGCGCCACGCTGATCCATGCCGACTTTTCCGTGAACTGCCCGCCCGAAGGGGGCGTCAGAATCACCTGCAAATTTCCCCTGCCACCCGGTGAGGGACCACCCCAAGCGACGACAAAACCAAACCACAAGCCAAAATACAAACCGTGA
- a CDS encoding ThuA domain-containing protein produces MKSLFPTLLVLSLALWTAFGASGAKLKILIVDGQNNHKWDITTPVLKDALESSGAFEVTVSTTPPKGATPEAWAGWKPDFAGYSAVVSNYNGEPWPEAVRTAFDTYVKGGGGFVSVHAANNSFPEWKEYNQMIGVGGWGGRDEISGPWIYVKNGKLFRDTSVGKGGAHGPQHEFIVEVQNAEHPITRGLPKRWLHAQDELYSRLRGPAENIQILASAKSDLTAEQEPNLMVLSYGQGRVFHTTLGHADYSMLCRGFYETFQRGTEWVATGDVKATADVPADFPTESQLSLVKLEGYPKQPRPAPKK; encoded by the coding sequence ATGAAATCCCTGTTCCCGACTTTGCTGGTGTTAAGCCTCGCCCTTTGGACCGCTTTTGGAGCTTCTGGCGCGAAGCTAAAAATCCTCATCGTGGACGGGCAGAATAACCACAAGTGGGACATCACCACCCCCGTACTGAAGGATGCCCTGGAAAGCAGCGGTGCCTTCGAAGTGACCGTCTCCACCACCCCGCCCAAAGGTGCTACCCCGGAAGCATGGGCTGGCTGGAAACCTGATTTTGCGGGTTACTCAGCCGTGGTTAGCAACTACAACGGCGAGCCCTGGCCGGAGGCGGTGCGGACTGCCTTTGATACCTATGTCAAAGGCGGCGGTGGCTTTGTCTCCGTGCACGCGGCCAACAATTCGTTCCCCGAATGGAAAGAGTATAACCAAATGATTGGAGTCGGTGGCTGGGGTGGCCGTGATGAAATTTCAGGACCCTGGATCTACGTCAAAAACGGCAAGCTGTTTCGCGACACCAGCGTCGGCAAAGGCGGTGCCCATGGCCCGCAGCATGAATTCATCGTCGAGGTGCAAAATGCGGAGCACCCTATCACACGGGGTCTGCCCAAACGCTGGCTGCACGCCCAAGACGAACTTTACAGTCGCCTGCGCGGCCCCGCAGAAAACATCCAGATCCTGGCCAGCGCCAAGTCTGACCTCACAGCCGAACAGGAGCCCAACCTCATGGTGCTCAGCTATGGCCAGGGCCGCGTGTTTCATACCACGCTGGGCCATGCAGACTACTCCATGCTGTGCCGTGGATTTTACGAAACCTTCCAACGAGGCACCGAATGGGTGGCTACAGGAGACGTAAAGGCCACCGCCGATGTGCCTGCAGATTTTCCGACCGAGAGCCAATTGAGCCTGGTCAAACTGGAAGGTTATCCCAAACAGCCGCGCCCAGCGCCGAAGAAGTAA
- the dhaL gene encoding dihydroxyacetone kinase subunit DhaL, which translates to MPKNSLSKEEVKSMLLLACERIIAAEPELSEADRNLGDGDHGLGMERGMKAATEKLQSGEVESVEKAFSSVGMAMMSSMGGASGAIFGTFFRNGGKALNGLETFDAAALAAFLQAGVEGVKQRGGAAVGDKTVVDAMQPAAEKAAQVTDQPLAEALSAVHDASLAGLEASKSMIAKFGRAKTLGEGCLGFPDAGALSVTVILGAMKDYVNG; encoded by the coding sequence ATGCCAAAAAACAGCCTTTCCAAAGAAGAAGTCAAATCCATGCTCCTGCTTGCCTGCGAGCGCATCATCGCGGCTGAGCCAGAACTTTCAGAAGCGGATCGAAACCTGGGCGATGGGGACCATGGGCTGGGCATGGAGCGTGGCATGAAAGCCGCTACCGAGAAGCTTCAGTCCGGTGAGGTGGAGTCCGTCGAAAAAGCATTTTCCTCCGTTGGCATGGCCATGATGAGCAGCATGGGCGGTGCCTCTGGTGCGATTTTTGGGACATTTTTCCGCAATGGTGGAAAGGCTCTCAATGGTCTCGAAACTTTCGATGCAGCCGCCCTCGCCGCCTTTTTACAGGCAGGTGTGGAGGGAGTGAAACAGCGCGGTGGTGCTGCGGTGGGTGACAAGACCGTAGTGGATGCCATGCAGCCAGCCGCTGAAAAAGCAGCACAGGTGACAGATCAACCCTTGGCCGAAGCCTTGAGCGCGGTCCATGACGCCTCCCTGGCAGGTCTGGAAGCCAGCAAAAGCATGATCGCCAAATTTGGCCGCGCCAAAACCCTCGGCGAAGGCTGCCTGGGTTTCCCTGATGCTGGGGCCCTTTCTGTCACCGTCATCCTTGGGGCGATGAAGGACTATGTGAATGGGTAG